The DNA segment GACAAAATTCAAAAAGAGTTTAATATTGATATTGGAATAGCAACTGTATATAGAAGTCTTAACTTTTTTGAAGAGATGAAGTTAGTTGAAATACTAAATATTGGAGATGGAACAAGAAGATATGAGTTTAAGTTTAATAAAAAACATCATGATCATCTAATCTGCACCTCTTGTAATAAAATCATTGAATTTAGTGATGATATTATTGAATTAAATCAAATAAAAATTGCAGAAAAAAATGGATATGTCCTAAATGACCATAGCATGATAATATATGGTTTATGTGATAACTGCTGCGAAGAAACTCAAGAATAATTCACAAAAGCTTTTTTTAACTTAAAAGGAATAGTAATTGTATATTGATAATAGTTATCAGTTACTTTTAATAAAGTATAGTGTACAATTTTAATAATTAATATCAATAAGGATTCAAAATGCCATTATTATTACCATTAGCAGCACTGCTTACAACAGCACTTACAGTTCAAACTGTAAATGGAACTATGAGAAAAATTGAAAGAAAAAGAAAAAGAAGAGAGAAAAAACTTTAAAAAATATTTTAAGTAGGGGTAAATAAAAAAGTTACCTTTACTTCTCTGTTCTTGAGTTTTTCTCTTCAATACCAGAAATACCAAACCTTCTAGCAAGTTCTTGTTTAACTCTATCAGGACTAATATTTTTAGATGCAAGGGCAACTAAAACGTGATATGCAATATCAGCAGCTTCATAAACAGCTTCATTTTCATCATTGTCTTTAATTGCAAAGGTGAACTCTCCTGCTTCTTCAACAATCTTCTTAAGCATAGAGTTTTGTTTTCCTTTTAAAAGTTTTGCAGTATATGAAATATCTGGATTATCATTTTTTCTATCTTGAATAACATGATACAAAGTATCAACTATTCCATAAGCTAATGATGTATCAACTTCAATTTTAGAAGTCTCTTCTTTTGTTTCTAAATTAGTAAAAAAACAAGATTTTCGCCCTGTATGACAAGCAACTCCATTTTGTTTTACTTTTAAAAGAAGAGTGTCATTATCACAATCGATTAGAATATTTTCAATCTCTTGGGTATGTCCAGAGCTTTCACCTTTTTTCCAAAGTCTTTGTTTACTTCTACTAAAGTAGTGAGCATATTTAGTTTTTAAAGATAACTCTAAAGCATCTTTATTCATATATGCAAGCATTAATACTTCGTTACTACTAGAGTCTTGGGTTATTACAGGGATTAACCCATTCATTTTTTCCCAATCTATTGATTCTAAACTTTCCATTATATTGCCTTGTTTTTTAAGAAGAGCGAAGACAATCAATAAGAGTTAAATACTCTTATTGATTTATTGTAGTATCTCTTTTATTATCTTTTGTATCAACCCAAATATTTGGAGTAGAACCACCAGGAGTTAAGAAGATTTTTGCATCTTTATTTTCTCTAAGTGCTTCGTTAAACTTACCTTGAACTTGAATTTGTTGCATATCAAGAAGTTTAGAAGTTAACGATGCCGCAATCTCTTGGTTAGCTTTTGCTTGTGCTTTAGCTTCAATAGTTACAGCATCTGCTCTACCTTGTGCTTCAATTCTATTTTTATCAGCTTCCCCTTTTGCTAGGGCTGCTTTTTTCTCTGCTTCTTGTTTCGCTCTTTCAACTTCGTATCTAACTCTTTGAGCTTCTTGATTTGCTATTTGAACTCTCTCAATTTGTTCTTTGATTTTTTGAGGAAGAACAATCTCTCTTAATTGAACAGATTCTATTGAAACAGGTTTATCTTCTAAGTCTTCAATTTTTGTTCTAATACCATTTTCAATTTGAGTTGCAATTTCATTTCTTTTTGTTGGTAACTCTTCAGCGTTATATCCACCAACTACATTTCTTACAATATTTCTTACAACAGGGTCAACAATTTTATCTTCCCATGTTGGTCCCCAAGTTGCAATAGTAAGAGGTGCTCCACTTGCTGTTAATCTATATTGAACAGTTAACTCAATAGATACAGGAAGTCCTCTTGAATCAAGGATATTGATTGCAGGATTACTTCTAATACTTTGGTCAAACCCAGTACTTGTCTCAACTGAAGCATAGTTCATAAGTCTAACTTTTGTATCCACTACAGTAACTTTTTGGTATCCTGGAATTATAAAGTGAAAACCAGGATTTAATGGTTGATCATCATATTTTCCTAATGTTTGTTTAA comes from the Halarcobacter ebronensis genome and includes:
- a CDS encoding Fur family transcriptional regulator, with the translated sequence MGKLEDKQFDIFIKNYKGHISKQGFKNTIQKDYILKVLYYSEHHLSAEEITDKIQKEFNIDIGIATVYRSLNFFEEMKLVEILNIGDGTRRYEFKFNKKHHDHLICTSCNKIIEFSDDIIELNQIKIAEKNGYVLNDHSMIIYGLCDNCCEETQE
- the hisIE gene encoding bifunctional phosphoribosyl-AMP cyclohydrolase/phosphoribosyl-ATP diphosphatase HisIE; this encodes MESLESIDWEKMNGLIPVITQDSSSNEVLMLAYMNKDALELSLKTKYAHYFSRSKQRLWKKGESSGHTQEIENILIDCDNDTLLLKVKQNGVACHTGRKSCFFTNLETKEETSKIEVDTSLAYGIVDTLYHVIQDRKNDNPDISYTAKLLKGKQNSMLKKIVEEAGEFTFAIKDNDENEAVYEAADIAYHVLVALASKNISPDRVKQELARRFGISGIEEKNSRTEK
- a CDS encoding SPFH domain-containing protein, translated to MPIDNDYFKNRQQQNKNSGNSNGDGGYQPPFEPPEFFKNFGKKAGVIYVIIIVIALLFIFKPFMTIESGNVGIKQTLGKYDDQPLNPGFHFIIPGYQKVTVVDTKVRLMNYASVETSTGFDQSIRSNPAINILDSRGLPVSIELTVQYRLTASGAPLTIATWGPTWEDKIVDPVVRNIVRNVVGGYNAEELPTKRNEIATQIENGIRTKIEDLEDKPVSIESVQLREIVLPQKIKEQIERVQIANQEAQRVRYEVERAKQEAEKKAALAKGEADKNRIEAQGRADAVTIEAKAQAKANQEIAASLTSKLLDMQQIQVQGKFNEALRENKDAKIFLTPGGSTPNIWVDTKDNKRDTTINQ